In Panthera uncia isolate 11264 chromosome B4, Puncia_PCG_1.0, whole genome shotgun sequence, one genomic interval encodes:
- the WASHC1 gene encoding WASH complex subunit 1, with protein MTPMRTQHSLAGQTYAVPLIQPDLRREEAIQQVADALQYLQKVSGDIFSRISQRVELSRRQLQAIGERVSLAQAKIEKIKGSKKAIKVFSSAKYPAPERLQEYGSIFTGAQDPGVQRRPRHRIQSKHRPLDEWALQEKLKYFPVCVNTKQEPEDEAEEGLGGLPSNISSVSSLLLFNTTENLYKKYVFLDPLAGAVTKTHVMLGAETEEKLFDAPLSISKREQLEQQVPENYFYVPDLGQVPEIDVPSYLPDLPGIADDLMYSADLGPGIAPSAPGTIPELPTFHTEVAEPFKPDPEDGVLIAPPPPPPPPPPPPAPAVLVSAPPPPPQTLASPGQGAREEDRSGGLSPATVQGAPKEVVDPSSGRATLLESIRQAGGIGKAKLRSVKERKLEKKKQKEQEQVRATSQGGDLMSDLFNKLVMRRKGISGKGPATGTGEGPGGAFARMSDSIPPLPPPQQPPGEEDEDDWES; from the exons ATGACTCCCATGAGGACCCAGCACTCGTTGGCGGGGCAGACCTATGCGGTGCCGCTCATCCAGCCAGACCTGCGGCGAGAGGAGGCCATCCAGCAGGTGGCAGATGCCCTTCAGTACCTGCAGAAAGTCTCTGGAGACATCTTTAGCAG GATCTCCCAGCGAGTAGAGCTCAGCCGGAGGCAGCTGCAGGCCATTGGGGAGAGGGTCTCCTTGGCCCAGGCCAAGATTGAGAAGATCAAGGGCAGCAAGAAGGCCATCAAG GTGTTCTCCAGTGCCAAGTACCCAGCACCAGAGCGTCTGCAGGAGTATGGTTCCATCTTCACAGGTGCCCAGGACCCTGGTGTACAGAGACGCCCCCGCCACAGGATCCAGAGCAAGCACCGCCCCCTGGATGAGTGGGCCCTGCAG GAGAAGCTGAAATACTTCCCTGTGTGTGTGAACACCAAGCAAGAGCCTGAGGATGAGGCCGAGGAGGGGCTCGGGGGCCTTCCCAGCAACATCAGCTCCGTCAGCTCCTTGCTGCTGTTCAACACCACTGAGAACCT GTACAAAAAGTACGTCTTCCTGGACCCCCTGGCTGGTGCTGTAACGAAGACCCACGTGATgctgggggcagagacagaggagaagctGTTCGATGCCCCTTTGTCCATCAGCAAGAGGGAGCAGCTGGAGCAACAG GTTCCAGAGAACTACTTCTATGTGCCTGACCTGGGCCAAGTGCCTGAGATCGACGTGCCATCCTACCTGCCTGACCTGCCAGGCATCGCTGACGACCTCATGTACAGTGCTGACCTGGGCCCCGGCATCGCCCCCTCCGCCCCTGGCACCATTCCAGAGCTGCCCACCTTCCACACAGAGGTGGCCGAGCCTTTCAAGCCAG ACCCGGAAGATGGAGTGCTGatagcacccccacccccacccccacccccgccgcctcCCCCAGCTCCAGCTGTGCTGGTCAGCGctccgccacccccaccccagaccctggCCTCCCCAGGCCAAGGTGCCAGGGAAGAAGACCGCAGTGGTGGCTTGTCTCCAG ctacAGTCCAGGGAGCTCCCAAGGAAGTGGTGGACCCCTCCAGTGGCCGGGCCACTCTCCTGGAGTCCATCCGCCAGGCTGGGGGCATCGGCAAGGCCAAGCTGCGCAGCGTTAAGGAGCGCAAGctggagaagaagaaacagaaggagcAGGAGCAAG TGAGAGCCACAAGCCAAGGTGGGGACCTGATGTCGGATCTCTTTAACAAGCTGGTCATGAGGCGTAAAG GTATCTCTGGCAAAGGACCTGCAACGGGGACCGGTGAGGGGCCAGGAGGAGCCTTTGCCCGAATGTCAGACTCCATAccgcctctgcctcccccacagcAGCCACCTGGAGAGGAAGATGAGGACGACTGGGAATCCTAG